One segment of Camelus bactrianus isolate YW-2024 breed Bactrian camel chromosome 27, ASM4877302v1, whole genome shotgun sequence DNA contains the following:
- the HAPLN3 gene encoding hyaluronan and proteoglycan link protein 3 codes for MHLPLPVLLFLLCCVSGLPFYNGFYYSNSPNGRNPSNGHGEGLFNGVKLVVDTPEETLFSHRGANVTLPCHYHYEPDLLSPRPVRIKWWKLSENGALEQDVLVAIGLRHRSFGDYQGRVHLRQEREREVSLEIRDLRLEDYGRYRCEVIDGLEDESGLVELELRGVVFPYQHPHGRYQFNFHEAQQACEEQDAVVASFEQLFRAWEEGLDWCNAGWLQDASVQYPITQARHPCGGPGLAPGVRSYGPRHRRLHRYDVFCFAAALKGQVYYLEHPEKLTLAEAKEACQEDGAQIAKVGQLFAAWKFRGLDRCDAGWLADGSARYPVAHPRPHCGSLEPGIRNFGFPDPQSRKYGVYCYLPR; via the exons ATGCACCTGCCACTCCCGGTCCTGCTGTTCCTGCTGTGCTGCGTCTCAGGACTGCCCTTCTACAATGGCTTCTACTACTCCAACAGTCCCAACGGCCGGAACCCAAGCAATGGCCACGGTGAAG GCCTCTTCAACGGAGTGAAGCTGGTGGTTGACACGCCTGAGGAGACCTTGTTTTCCCACCGAGGGGCCAATGTGACCCTCCCCTGCCACTACCACTACGAGCCAGACCTGCTCTCTCCGCGGCCCGTGCGCATCAAATGGTGGAAGCTGTCGGAGAATGGGGCCCTGGAGCAGGATGTGCTGGTGGCCATCGGGCTGAGGCACCGCTCCTTCGGAGACTACCAAGGCCGAGTGCATCTGCGGCAGGAGAGGGAGCGTGAAGTGTCGCTGGAGATCCGGGACCTGCGGCTGGAGGACTACGGCCGCTATCGCTGTGAGGTCATTGATGGGCTGGAGGATGAGAGCGGCCTGGTGGAGCTGGAGCTGCGGG gtgtGGTCTTTCCTTACCAGCACCCCCACGGGCGCTACCAGTTCAACTTCCATGAGGCCCAGCAGGCCTGCGAGGAACAGGATGCAGTGGTGGCCTCCTTTGAGCAGCTATTCcgggcctgggaggagggcctGGACTGGTGCAACGCAGGCTGGCTGCAGGATGCCTCGGTGCAGTACCCCATCACACAGGCCCGACACCCCTGCGGTGGCCCGGGCCTGGCACCGGGCGTGCGCAGCTACGGCCCGCGCCACCGCCGCCTGCACCGCTATGATGTGTTCTGCTTTGCTGCTGCCCTCAAGG GGCAGGTGTACTACCTGGAGCACCCTGAGAAGCTGACACTGGCAGAGGCAAAGGAAGCCTGCCAGGAAGATGGTGCCCAGATCGCCAAGGTGGGTCAGCTCTTTGCTGCCTGGAAGTTCCGTGGCCTGGACCGCTGCGATGCTGGCTGGCTGGCGGATGGCAGCGCCCGCTACCCTGTGGCTCACCCACGTCCCCACTGTGGGTCCCTGGAGCCTGGTATCCGCAACTTCGGTTTCCCAGACCCACAAAGCCGCAAGTATGGTGTCTACTGCTACCTCCCACGCTag